Proteins encoded by one window of Rutidosis leptorrhynchoides isolate AG116_Rl617_1_P2 chromosome 7, CSIRO_AGI_Rlap_v1, whole genome shotgun sequence:
- the LOC139859487 gene encoding uncharacterized protein: MLKVSPWKGVIRIGKRGKLSPRYVGPFEIIERIGSIAYRLKLPQELSGIHNAFHVSNLKKCLSDENLVIPLEELSIDDKLHFVEEPVEVLDHEVKTLKHSRIPIVKVRWNARRGPEFRGT, from the coding sequence atgctaaaagtttctccatggaaaggagtAATAAGGATTGGGAAGCGAGGAAAGCTGAGCCCGAGATATGTaggaccttttgagattattgaaAGGATTGGTTCAATTGCATATAGATTGAAACTGCCACAGGAGCTTAGTGGTATTCATAATGCTTTCCATGTttcgaacttgaaaaagtgtttgtcaGATGAGAATTTAGTGATTCCTTTAGAAGAATTAAGTATCGATGACAAGTTACATTTTGTCGAGGAGCCAGTAGAGGTATTGGATCATGAGGTAAAAACATTGAAGCATAGTAGAattccaattgttaaagttcgttggaatgccaggaGAGGTCCAGAGTTCAGGGGAACGTGA